The DNA sequence GGCCGATGATGAGACCAAGTCGATCATCATGATCGGCGAGATCGGCGGTTCGGCCGAGGAAGACGCCGCGCAGTTTCTCAAGGACGAAGCCAAGCGTGGTCGCAAGAAGCCGATGGCCGGCTTCATCGCCGGGCGCACGGCGCCGGCCGGACGCACCATGGGCCATGCGGGCGCGGTCATCTCCGGCGGCAAGGGCGGCGCGGAAGACAAGATCGCGGCGATGGAATCGGCCGGGATAAAAGTTTCGCCGTCGCCAGCGCGGCTGGGCACGACGCTGGTCGAGGCGATCAAGGGTTAAGCCAGTAGTGAGTAGCAGGTAGTCAGTAGTGAAGAAGGGAAGAACGGGTGAGTAGCAGCTGAGCGGAAAATTCCATTTTCCACTCACTACCGGCTACTCACTATTCCCTCGAAAGGAGACGGAGCCAGGCTCCGCTGAAACGACATGGCAAGACAAGATCAGGCCAACGACCAATTTTCGCTCACCTCTTTCCTCTATGGCGGCAATGCCGATTACATCGACGCGCTCTACGCGGCGTATGAGGACGATCCCGGCTCGGTCAATCCCGAGTGGCAGGAGTTCTTCGCCGGGCTGAAGGACGATGCCAGCGATGTGCGCAGGAACGCCAAGGGCGCTTCATGGGCGAAACCTTCCTGGCCGCTGCAGGCCAATGGCGAGCTGGTGTCGGCGCTGGACGGCAATTGGGGCATCGTCGAAAAGCACCTGGAAAAGAAGGTCAAGGACAAGGCCGTCACCAACGGTGTCGTGCTGTCTGACGCCGATGTGCACCAGGCGACACGCGATTCGGTGCGCGCCATCATGATGATCCGCGCCTTCCGCATGCGCGGCCATCTGCACGCCAATCTCGATCCGCTCGGCATCAACACGCTCGAGGATTACAACGAACTGTCGCCGGAAAATTACGGCTTCACCGAAGCCGACTACGACCGGCCGATCTTCCTCGACAATGTGCTGGGGCTCGAATTCGGCAGCATCCGGCAGATGCTGGAGATCCTCACCCGCACCTATTGTTCGACGCTCGGCGTCGAGTTCATGCATATTTCCGATCCCGAGGAAAAGGCCTGGATCCAGGCGCGCATCGAGGGCGCCGACAAGGAGATCTCGTTCACCGCCACCGGCAAGAAGGCGATCCTGCAGAAGCTGGTCGAGGCGGAAGGCTTCGAGCAGTTCATCGACGTCAAGTACAAGGGCACCAAGCGCTTCGGTCTCGACGGCGGTGAATCGCTGATCCCGGCGCTGGAGCAGATCGTCAAGCGCGGCGGCCAGCTCGGCATGAAGGAGATCGTGCTCGGCATGGCCCATCGCGGCCGCCTCAATGTGCTTTCCCAGGTGATGGCCAAGCCGCACCGCGCCATCTTCCACGAATTCAAGGGCGGCTCGGCGGCCCCCGACGAGGTCGAGGGCTCGGGCGACGTGAAGTACCATCTCGGTGCCTCTTCGGACCGCGAGTTCGACGGCAACAAGGTTCACCTTTCGCTGACGGCGAACCCTTCGCATCTGGAGATCGTCGATCCCGTGGTGATGGGCAAGGCGCGCGCCAAGCAGGATTCCCTGTTCGGCCGCGGCCGCGAGGAGATCGTGCCGCTGGAAGAGCGGGCCAAGGTGCTGCCGCTCTTGCTGCATGGCGACGCCGCCTTCGCCGGCCAGGGCGTGATCGCCGAGATCCTCGGCCTATCGGGCCTGCGTGGCCACCGCGTCGCCGGCACGCTGCACTTCATCATCAACAACCAGATCGGCTTCACCACCAATCCGCGCTTCTCGCGCTCATCGCCCTATCCGTCCGATGTCGCCAAGATGATCGAGGCACCGATCTTTCACGTCAATGGCGACGATCCGGAGGCTGTGGTGCACGCCACCAAGGTGGCGATCGAATTCCGCATGAAGTTCCACAAGCCGGTGGTCGTGGACATGTTCTGCTACCGCCGCTTCGGCCACAATGAGGGCGACGAACCGGCCTTCACGCAGCCGCTCATGTACAGCAACATTCGCGCCCACAAGACGACGGTGCAGATCTATGGCGATCGCCTGATCGCCGAAGGGCACATCACCCAGGCCGAGCTCGATCAGATGAAGGCCGACTGGCGCGCGCATCTGGAAGCCGAATGGGAAGTCGGCCAGCACTACAAGCCCAACAAGGCCGACTGGCTCGACGGCGCCTGGTCAGGCCTGCGCACGGCCGACAACCAGGACGAGACAAGGCGCGGCAAGACAGCGGTACCGGTCAAGACGCTGAAGGAAATCGGCAAGAAGCTGACCGAGGTGCCGAAGGGCTTCGAAGCGCACAAGACGATCATCCGCTTCCTCGAAAACCGGCGCCAGGCGATCGAGTCCGGCGAAGGCATCGACTGGTCGACCGCCGAGGCGCTGGCCTTCGGCGCGATCCTGCTCGACGGCAATCCGATCCGGCTGTCCGGACAGGATTCCGAGCGCGGCACCTTCTCGCAGCGCCATTCCGTGCTTTACGACCAGCGCGACGAGACCCGCTACATCCCGCTCAACAATCTGTCGGCGGCGCAGGCCGGTTACGAAGTCATCAACTCGATGCTGTCGGAAGAAGCGGTGCTGGGCTTCGAATATGGCTACAGCCTGGCCGAGCCGAAGGCGCTGACGCTGTGGGAGGCGCAGTTCGGCGACTTCGCCAACGGCGCCCAGGTGGTGTTCGACCAGTTCATCTCGTCGGGCGAACGCAAGTGGCTCAGAATGTCGGGCCTCGTCTGCCTGCTGCCGCATGGCTATGAAGGCCAGGGCCCGGAACATTCTTCCGCCCGGCTGGAGCGCTTCCTGCAGCTTTGCGCCGAAGACAATATGCAAGTCGCCAACTGCACGACGCCGGCCAACTACTTCCACATCTTGCGCCGGCAGCTGAAGCGCGACTTCCGCAAGCCGCTGATCCTGATGACGCCGAAGTCGCTGCTGCGCCACAAGCGGGCGGTGTCGACGCTGCCGGAAATCTCGGGCGAAAGCTCGTTTCACCGGCTGCTGTGGGACGACGCCCAGCTGTTGCCCAACCAGGCGATCAAGCTGACCAAGGATTCCAAGATCCGCCGCGTCGTGCTGTGCTCGGGCAAGGTCTATTACGACCTCTATGAGGAGCGCGAGAAGCGCGGCATCAACGACATCTACTTGCTGCGCGTCGAACAGCTCTATCCGTTCCCGGCCAAGGCGCTGATCACCGAGCTGTCACGCTTCCGCAACGCCGAGATGGTGTGGTGCCAGGAGGAGCCCAAGAACATGGGTGCCTGGTCGTTCATCGATCCGTATCTGGAATGGGTGCTGGCGCATATCGACGCCAAGCATCAGCGGGTGCGCTACACCGGCCGTCCGGCGGCCGCGTCGCCGGCGACCGGGCTGATGTCGAAGCATCTCGCCCAGCTCGCCGCCTTGCTCGAAGACGCGCTCGGCGAATAAGCAGAACAGAACCGAAAGAACGGACAGGCACAATGGCTACCGAAATCCGCGTTCCCACACTCGGCGAATCCGTCACCGAAGCGACCGTCGGCAAATGGTTCAAGAAGGTCGGCGATGCCATTGCCGCCGACGAACCGCTGGTCGAGCTCGAAACCGACAAGGTGACGATAGAGGTGCCCGCCGCCGCCGCCGGGACGCTCGGTGAAATCACGGTTGGGGAAGGCGAGACGGTCGGCGTCGGCGCCCTGCTCGGGTCGATTTCGGCCGGTGGCGCGGCTGCTCCCGCGACCAAGCCGCAAGCGGTCGCGCAGGCGTCCAGCCCCGACGCGGCATCCACCACCAAGCAGGCCGCGGCCGAGACC is a window from the Mesorhizobium australicum WSM2073 genome containing:
- a CDS encoding 2-oxoglutarate dehydrogenase E1 component, producing the protein MARQDQANDQFSLTSFLYGGNADYIDALYAAYEDDPGSVNPEWQEFFAGLKDDASDVRRNAKGASWAKPSWPLQANGELVSALDGNWGIVEKHLEKKVKDKAVTNGVVLSDADVHQATRDSVRAIMMIRAFRMRGHLHANLDPLGINTLEDYNELSPENYGFTEADYDRPIFLDNVLGLEFGSIRQMLEILTRTYCSTLGVEFMHISDPEEKAWIQARIEGADKEISFTATGKKAILQKLVEAEGFEQFIDVKYKGTKRFGLDGGESLIPALEQIVKRGGQLGMKEIVLGMAHRGRLNVLSQVMAKPHRAIFHEFKGGSAAPDEVEGSGDVKYHLGASSDREFDGNKVHLSLTANPSHLEIVDPVVMGKARAKQDSLFGRGREEIVPLEERAKVLPLLLHGDAAFAGQGVIAEILGLSGLRGHRVAGTLHFIINNQIGFTTNPRFSRSSPYPSDVAKMIEAPIFHVNGDDPEAVVHATKVAIEFRMKFHKPVVVDMFCYRRFGHNEGDEPAFTQPLMYSNIRAHKTTVQIYGDRLIAEGHITQAELDQMKADWRAHLEAEWEVGQHYKPNKADWLDGAWSGLRTADNQDETRRGKTAVPVKTLKEIGKKLTEVPKGFEAHKTIIRFLENRRQAIESGEGIDWSTAEALAFGAILLDGNPIRLSGQDSERGTFSQRHSVLYDQRDETRYIPLNNLSAAQAGYEVINSMLSEEAVLGFEYGYSLAEPKALTLWEAQFGDFANGAQVVFDQFISSGERKWLRMSGLVCLLPHGYEGQGPEHSSARLERFLQLCAEDNMQVANCTTPANYFHILRRQLKRDFRKPLILMTPKSLLRHKRAVSTLPEISGESSFHRLLWDDAQLLPNQAIKLTKDSKIRRVVLCSGKVYYDLYEEREKRGINDIYLLRVEQLYPFPAKALITELSRFRNAEMVWCQEEPKNMGAWSFIDPYLEWVLAHIDAKHQRVRYTGRPAAASPATGLMSKHLAQLAALLEDALGE